From the genome of Vicia villosa cultivar HV-30 ecotype Madison, WI linkage group LG2, Vvil1.0, whole genome shotgun sequence, one region includes:
- the LOC131650332 gene encoding uncharacterized protein LOC131650332, which translates to MGASQSRHKIYHDKRRNALEFKKGNRLFFRVTPVTGVGRALKSRKLTPCFIGSYQRYISDPSYMIQVNDVQVRDNLTIEASPVRIEDQEVKQLHDKKISLMKVAWGGSAGGNMT; encoded by the exons ATGGGAGCTTCACAGAGTCGCCACAAAATCTACCATGATAAACGAAGGAATGCACTTGAGTTCAAAAAGGGAAATCGTTTGTTTTTTAGAGTTACTCCGGTAACTGGTGTTGGTAGGGCTTTGAAGTCTCGAAAGCTCACTCCGTGTTTCATTGGTTCGTACCAG agatacatttcggatccgtcttATATGATCCAAGTGAATGATGTGCAGGTGAGAGATAACCTGACTATTGAGGCATCACCCGTGCGGATAGAGGATCAAGAAGTAAAGCAGTTGCATGATAAAAAGATTTCCTTGATGAAGGTAGCTTGGGGAGGATCGGCTGGTGGGAACATGACTTGA